The following are from one region of the Magallana gigas chromosome 4, xbMagGiga1.1, whole genome shotgun sequence genome:
- the LOC105344473 gene encoding multiple epidermal growth factor-like domains protein 10, whose amino-acid sequence MTNAMLSNHLFMILLSICILSFICKTAHGGCKDDCECEQSSECGENANCIAQRCVCEPGFYDFPPMTEAVSDGCLGECDQLGVTNQCEGITECTLSPQGFGVCTCPADTFGPPQCLDDCESNLQCNLRGNCEQGKCVCFSGFQGKNCQESLTTPESVTKKPLKKLPLLIGALTLPLLLLVPAGLVSAITSG is encoded by the exons ATGACAAACGCGATGTTGTCGAATCACTTGTTTATGATTCTCCTCTCCATTTGTATTTTAAGTTTCATTTGCAAAACTGCTCATGGCGGTTGTAAGGATGATTGTGAATGTGAACAATCCAGCGAATGTGGTGAAAATGCCAATTGTATAGCGCAACGTTGTGTATGTGAGCCCGGGTTTTACGACTTCCCTCCCATGACTGAAGCTGTTTCGGACGGCTGTCTCG GTGAGTGTGATCAGTTGGGAGTTACAAATCAGTGCGAGGGAATTACAGAGTGTACCCTATCACCACAGGGATTCGGAGTATGTACATGTCCTGCGGATACCTTTGGACCACCTCAATGTCTTG ATGACTGTGAATCGAATCTACAATGCAATTTACGTGGTAACTGCGAACAAGGCAAATGTGTGTGTTTTTCGGGATTTCAAGGGAAAAACTGTCAAG aaTCGCTAACTACTCCAGAAAGTGTAACAAAGAAACCTTTGAAAAAGTTACCCCTGTTAATTGGAGCTCTGACTCTTCCTCTCTTGCTTCTTGTACCTGCTGGTTTGGTTAGCGCCATAACGTCGGGCTAA